ACAGTCGAAGCATCTCTACTGCTCAACTAATCATGATTTACTGCCGCAGTAGAGATGCTTCGGCTACGCTCAGCATGACGTTCTAATTAATTTCAGCAATTCCTTGAGTGACCTTATTTGTAATTAATAATTAATTGCCCAATACAATTTCGACGCGGCGGTTTGCGGCCTTGCCGGCGGCGGTGGCGTTGCTCGCCACGGGCTCGGCGGCGCCGTGGGCGTACACTTGCACGCGGCCGGCGGGGAAGGCGCTGGCGCTTTGGTGGGCCAGCCACTGGGCCACGGCCTGGGCCCGGGTTTCGGAGAGGCGCAGGTTCTGGGCGGGGGCCCCCACGTTGTCGGTGTAGCCGTGCACGGCCACTTTGAGGCGGCCGGCCACCACGAGGTCGTCGAAGAGCTGGCTGAGCTGGCGCTGGGCGGCGGGCGTGAAGGTGCTCTGGCCGGTGTTGAACTCGATGTCCCACACGCGCTGGCTCACGCGGCGGCTGATTTCGTCGTCGGCGGCAAACTTGGGCGTTTCGGCCGGGGCCACGGCCTTGCCCTGGTACTGGGCTTGCAGCTTGCGCAGGGGCCCCAGGTCGAGCATCTCATCGAGCGGCACGTAGCTGGGCAGCTCCTTGGGGTACAGTTTCTTCTGCACGTCGCCGAAGGTTTTGTACACCGCGGCGTAGATGTTGGTACCGCCGTTGTCGAGGCCAAACAGGGCCAGGTTGTCGCTGAAGTTGAAGGCTTTGCTGCCGCCTAGCTCCACCACTTCGCCGGTCTGGTCAGCCTCGCTCGTGCCCTTGTAGTACTTCAGCCAGTAGGCGCCGGGCTTGTCCTGGTCGCCGTATACTTGGGCCGAAATATCCGCGGCGCGGGCCAACGCTTCGGAGTGGCTTTTCACCTGGTCGCCGGCCACGGCCAGGGCCGTCATCAGGCCCAGCACCTGCTGCGGGTGGGCGTCGTACCAGCGCTTGGTGGTCACCATGATGTTGGGCATCTGGTTGGAGTAGTCCTTGGTGGACACGATGTTGACGAGGCCGCCCTTCTGCTTGGCGATGTTCACGTCGCCGGGCGTCCAGGTGGCCACGCCGTCGGCCACCACGTCTATCTGCGTGCCGGTGTTGCGGCCGTTGATGACCTGGGCGCGGCTCTCGGGCTTGCCTACGATGTACTTCTCGGCGGCGGCCAGGAAGTCGGGGGCGGCCATAAAGTTCACCGCCTGCGGGTCGTAGGTCGTCTCGTCGGGGTTGACCTTCAGGCCGTTATCCGCGCACCACTTCAGGGCGATGTTCTGGTCGCCGTCGCGCAGGTAGCAGGCAATGGTTTTGCCCAGCGCCGCTTTGGGGTTGTCGAGCCAGGCCTTGGGGCCCATCAGCTTGTCTTCGCCAAACGACTTGCCCACGCTGTAGGGGATGACGGCCAGGCCGGTGCCCGCCTTGCGCAGCTGCGCCTGCACCGCCGAAAACGCCGGCAGGCCGTCGCCCATGATGCTCACCACCAGGCCCGGAGCCTGCGGGTTGCTTTGCAGGTCGAGGGCATTTTTCACCAGGTCGGCCTGCATTTTGGCCACGTCGTCCTGGCGTTCAATTTGCACGTCCAAGCCGTTGGCGGCCAGCGCCGAGCCCTGCGTGGTGCGGGGGCCCCCGTTGGCCAGCATGGCGGCCATCTGGCTGTTCCAGGCCATCACCTCCCAGACCACGGGGGTGCCCTTTCCGGCCGGGGCCGTGCCGGGCAGCGGGGCCAGCGGCACGGCCAGGTTGGTGCGGGCCCCGCCGGTGGCCGCCGGCAACTCAATTGAGCTGAGCAGCACCGACTGGGTTTCCGCTGGTTTGAAGAAGCTGCCGCTGGCAATCAGTTTGTTAATGCCAAAGTAGAGCAGCACGGCGAGCAAGGCGCCGATTACGATTTTACCGCGAGTGGTCATTGTAGTTAAAGCAAAAAAAGAGTTGAGAGGAAGGGGCCCCGGGCGGGTTAGTAGCCCAGGAGCAGCAGCGCGCACTGAGCCAGGGCGCTGCTAGTCAAGCAAACTAGAATAGGCATCATCGGAGGCTTTTTTGAGGGTGGTGGGGGCGGTTTGGCCCGCGGGTTTGTCGTTGGTCAGCAGGGCGTTGAAGTCGCCTTTCTGGTACTTCTCCAGCAGGCGCTGGCCCTGGGCGCTCATCACGCCGTTCTGGATGTCCATCTCCTTCACAAACTCCTGCGAGTAGCGCATGGCCTGCTTGATTTGGCCGAGCTGCTGGGCCATGTCCTGGGCCACGCGGTCGGTGGCCAGGTCGAAAAAGTACTTCTTGTCAGGGTCGCCGCGTAGGATGTTCATCGCCGCCCGCATGCCTGAACTGGTGCGCTTCACTAGCTCGTACTCGTCCTTCAAGAGGTTGACCTTGAACTTACTGGCGTCAATCTGGCGCAGGGCGGCTTTCAGGATC
This genomic stretch from Hymenobacter sp. PAMC 26628 harbors:
- a CDS encoding OmpA family protein, whose protein sequence is MTTRGKIVIGALLAVLLYFGINKLIASGSFFKPAETQSVLLSSIELPAATGGARTNLAVPLAPLPGTAPAGKGTPVVWEVMAWNSQMAAMLANGGPRTTQGSALAANGLDVQIERQDDVAKMQADLVKNALDLQSNPQAPGLVVSIMGDGLPAFSAVQAQLRKAGTGLAVIPYSVGKSFGEDKLMGPKAWLDNPKAALGKTIACYLRDGDQNIALKWCADNGLKVNPDETTYDPQAVNFMAAPDFLAAAEKYIVGKPESRAQVINGRNTGTQIDVVADGVATWTPGDVNIAKQKGGLVNIVSTKDYSNQMPNIMVTTKRWYDAHPQQVLGLMTALAVAGDQVKSHSEALARAADISAQVYGDQDKPGAYWLKYYKGTSEADQTGEVVELGGSKAFNFSDNLALFGLDNGGTNIYAAVYKTFGDVQKKLYPKELPSYVPLDEMLDLGPLRKLQAQYQGKAVAPAETPKFAADDEISRRVSQRVWDIEFNTGQSTFTPAAQRQLSQLFDDLVVAGRLKVAVHGYTDNVGAPAQNLRLSETRAQAVAQWLAHQSASAFPAGRVQVYAHGAAEPVASNATAAGKAANRRVEIVLGN